The sequence cATTCGCACCCCCATGGTGCCGCCACTgcttataacaattagcagttgatttacactctaaaatgttagtacagatcagatttatcaagaacagcaaagtgacagtaatggtataaatgtcagtgtataggatggtgcataagcgtccactgtgttggcttgatatggaactaaaacaaaacccacgaatgtacaagagaacagctgtagaagaactgcccactggagtgaccactatgcatgaaagggttaagtatctgattttttttttttttttgcactgaaattaagtatctgaattttttatcaCTAAAttaaactatgttcataaattttgaatttaaaaaaattcagatcacacatccaaggataagcaatcgattctatctcaagtcgaaccgacagccagctaATTGAGTTACGCTAGGTTGGTCAAgtgacgccgatgcaggaagacggtcagcgcggatgtgtgatctgaattttttttaaattataaatttATGatcatagttgaattcagagacaaaaaattcagatgcttaatttcagtgcaaaaaaattcagtgctagaaattcaatggcttttataaatcaaaatctgatgagacagatttacctcCATAGACCATCCACAGACTGGGCTGCACCTCTTCTGGTTCTGTTCAAACACCAAAAAACTGTGTAAGGACTTCAGCAGATTTATTATACACCACGTTTTCAGAGGCTTTGTCGTATCGtggaaaaatatattattttgttattacagataccccaaaaaggacaaaaaaaaatgtttttttaaaataatttatttctcttgcttgctaaatttttcattcacaaatgtaagttctgtaacacaaaatcaaattttatttattttttgaaagatgttaaactttatttaaagctgttagataaatctggaaacaaaaggctataaaagccatcagtacttttaattcaaatgtgcaatactTGTTTTTTACGTTCCAGTACTcttattactttttttctgatcagtactctattttacaaatgcgtatttgtgtttgtctgtgcaataattGTTTTTAGATGCGTTTATGTttcgtttctgtttttattcatgtctttttctaactctgtgactcagggaaacgcacaagaagtCCAATGTACCTATGCtgcaatgtatctgtgcaaatggcaaataaagtctattctagtatttgctctgatttggacattgtattgtagtgtattacCCCTGGCCaacttgttgtatacattgtttataTACTCTACCTCATTCAATAaaaatttactgaaaaaaaaaacaaaaacaaaacaaaaacaaaaacatacgcTCACATTCTGCTTTCACTTTACTGCCTCAATTTATGTACAattatgtcctcctgagacccagcaatgcatttttgtcctctgtagtggacaagagtctcacagctttacttcaaaaaaaaaaaaaaaaaaaaaaaaaacttcacatttttatatatatatatatatatatatatatatatatatatatatatatatataaataaaaaaataaatatgtatatatatatatatatatatatatatatatatatatatatatataaaaatgtgaagtttttttttttgaagtaaagctgtgagactcttgtccactacagaggacaaaaatgcattgctgggtctcaggaggacataatTGTACATAAATTGAGGCAGTAAAGTGAAAGCAGAATGTGAgcgtatgtttttgtttttgttttgttttttttttcagtaaattttTATTGAATGAGGTAGAGTAtataaacaatgtatacaacaagttGGCCAGGGgtaatacactacaatacaatgtccaaatcatttttcatattcatttttcaatcatattttatatatatatatatataaataaaaaaataaatatgtatatatatatatatatatatatatatatatatatatatatatatatatatatgaaaaaactgttgcatcatgtctccaattaaggcaattatttgatGTAAAATAGGAAAAATATTTACCtactgggcctcaggaggatgtaaacaataaaatatttgtacagtgAGGCTTCCCAAAAAGAAAAGTCATACAATTTACTTTGTAAATTGTGTTTTGGATTTTCAGTCGTTTTTtatttaagtttgtggatactgctgaatttccctctgggatgaataaagtatctatctatctatctatctatctatctatctatctatctatctatctatctatctatctatctatctatctatctatctatctatctatctatctatctatctatctatctatcatggaGGTAAACTCTTCCCCTTACGCCTACAGAATGTGACATCCATACCATACACATTCCAAAGGCATGTTTCAAAGCAAACATTTCAATGCAATAAATTCCATGACTTTACTTTAAAGGAGCAGTAAAATTGATGGAGGTAAAGACAGTTTTATTGCCAATAGCACGAGTACATTTACAGTACATGTACACTGGCATTTATATTGTGTTGCTCTCTAGttcaaaggaaagaaaaaaatgtcttacACTTTTACCTGTGAACCCCTTACAACCTAAATTTATTAATAATTCtatataaaaaaacatatttgtaaTGTTGCTATGACACAGAtcctaaattaacccataaagaccccgtgttACTTTGctggcagtttccaaatggatttttctctccattaaacctttcttaagtgatctatcaccatttattctaatattatcctctgcattttgcattttaatcACTGTAAATTacctattttcctacatttaatttggatgttcatgaaaactcagtaaattcaaaggttattttatcaaaactttgcatcaaaaatggaagaaaaatggactttttcagcaaatgtattaataactgaacataaaacaagtgtcatcATCCAcgatcactgatccaactccatgggttttactggtattttaatgttgtagaagatggtcgcgtttccatggtaaccacagagcctctgaacgtccaagtggatcatatctgatgaccacgaaaagatgacaaactatattttacaccaattattgacatgtattgataggattatcagatcaacaggtattaaatattttagatcagtagatggtttcgccagttgctgtttaggtctttatgggttaggtgGAGATTGATAATTTGAATAAAACACCTACAAcagctatgatgcaaattagtgacatcaggcataattggaataatagtaattaaatacattttcttgtcTCGGGTATGTATTAAGTATTCTAGACATAAACCTATTTTCACTCTGCACTAACATGTCATTTTGCGCCTTCATCATAGTAAAAAATTGCAGTTTACTTTGCGGTTAATGTAATCTATCTAAGAAGATAATTTTATTGGCGCTGTTATTAACcagttattccagtcaacaatccaaacaaaacaaaaatgacccaaaaaatagaatgtcatgaaattaataacaccaTGACTGAAACGGCCTGTTGAACCTGATCTACAAAtgccaggggtcaaaggtcactgggTAGCATACATGTGTACATTAACAAAGGGGTGTTGAACTGCACCTCATAACAAAAAACagaggaatattgaggtgaatTTGACAATAGTTTATATAGGGTTCATTTATATGGCAGGTCTTACATCCACAAATTTAAAAACTTACAAGAAATAAACAGACATTACAGCGCTGgaaaaaatgaaacctaaaagaTCAGAATGACATTTCTTGGAATGTAGGTGAAATATTGTCAGTAGTGTGTAGAATGTATTTATGTCACCTGCACCtgcctccttttcttttttcttttattgtattgCTCATGTTTTTGTAAACCACTTCATGAGCATTAAAGCCTGcaaaagagggaaaaaataatttgagacattttatattgattatgcTTTCTGCTTTCCATTTCAAGAGATATAAAAATAGCACAAAGGACTTTTCATTagtgaataataaaaataatcaacatgatGATGAAACTGACATTGGTTGTTCCCTTTAATAAATGCAATCGTTTCACCATGATTCCAAGATAATacaaaaaaacacttaatttaacataatttgttTATTACTATgaatttttacactgttttattcCTGAAACGCTATTTTAAGCCTATGAGTGCTCAGTAGTGACAGTGTACACAAGTATAATTCAACATTcaacactgattaaaaaaaaaaaaagtagtggaaaaaaatacatttcttgtGTATCAAAACATCTTCTTTGCATGTTTTGATTCCAGACTACAAACTATGATAGATAATGTTAAAGCAAAgacttacattaaataattaaatgagCAAATAGAGGCTTTTTGTTGGACTTCTCTGGTTGTGGACATTTACCCGAACAGGAAAAGGGATGAAAAGGCTCAACAAACAAACCATTTACCTGTAAAGTGTAACCTGAATTAAAAGAATCACTTTATTTCCAAAAAAAACTTCTGTTTGTGTCTGCAAGTAAAAAAATGAGTACATTTACAGTCTAAAACCAAATTCTAAATGTGCTTTAcaatattacactgcaaaaaacattaGTAATCCTTCCTTGTAAAGAGAGGTAAGAGGTGTTATGGAAAGCAAatatctgtttgtgtttgtacatttttacaaTCATCTTTCAGTTATTCAATCTCTAAAAATATTTAATGAGTATCCACATATCGTGACaccaaaaaaattgcaaaatatcaTTCAGTGGTAAAAGATTAGTGTGTAATCTGTGATGCTGTTAAACTATATTCCCTGATTTAAGGCAGCTGGGTGCTGTTGTGACTTCTCTTACAAAGAGCTCAAAGAAAATCTAGTTTGAAATATATTTCATCTAATTATCTTTTCACAGTTCTTTCATcgtttgtcattttcagttgtTCTATCTCTGTTAGGATGAACCTCGTTACGCTGCAACAGTCAATCGTCTTCTCTTTCCCAATCAATCTCCTCGtcttccttcctcctctccccATTAGCATCCCACATATTTTCCATTTCCCTTACATCCTGATGACCACCACCCACCACCACTTCTTCCCACAGCTCGTTCTCTCTGCCCGTCATTTGCCCGTCAGCCTCTCTAACCCACTGGTGATTGCCGACCCCTTCCCACAGCTCTCTGTCCCGGTGCGGCTGAGCGACCAGTGCCCCGTCCCACTGGGGGGCCTGGGGTTCCAGAGGGGCTGCAGGGACCAGGGAGGTGATGGGGCCGAGGTTGAGGAGGGTGCTGCCCTGGAGGACCTGTGGGTGGCTGTTGTTGGAGATCTGAGGAAGGTGAATGGGGGTGAGGTGCACCAAAGTGGGCGCTTGCTCGTGTACCACCTGCACTGTGTGACACGTCTGCAACTGAAAGAACTGGCCCTGAGGTGTGTTGATCTGGGAGGCCAGGGGGAGCACCACTTGCTGCAGCTGAGTAAGAGTCCCACTGGCTGCTTCCTGGTTCTCCTGGCCAACGGATGATTGGTCAGTCGAAGCAGCCGCAGAGACAGTGTCTGCGACTTTCTCTGAGACCGAAGCGTGGCTGTTCTTTACTGAACCTGCATTAGACGCTAAGGCTTCAGCAATCAGCACTTCAGGGTGGCTCTTGGCCTTGTGTGCAACAACACAGTCTTTCCTCTCAAACTTTTTACTGCAAATTGGACATGAGAACTGGTACGAGGCCTCGGCGTCGTGCTTCTTCATGTGCCAGTTCAACGAGGCCTTTTGACGACAGGTGAAGCCGCAGATCTCACACCTGCCACAAGGGGGAGACAGTGAACAGTTTATTGTCACACCGATAGACCATCGCTCCTCTGTGGTTTACATTATTATCTGAATACTGTGAATCTTTAAGCAGCTTCACAATCAGTCTTGAATTGTAAATCACTCTTGTGAGAAgtatgaacattttaaacatatttgctCTGCtagtttctgtttgtttatttctttcctTATCAGGTCAATCTGGACCTAACAGAAAGTTTATTTACATGAGCATAAAATACATCTGTTCCTAATCAGATAATtaaaataatcagatctgatgcgtttagatgcacttaagaaatgcaataacagaaacacCCTCATTTAGACGCTTCAGTCCATTACTGGATTTCTTTCGGAATACATacgtcacagtagagattgaaatccagtaggattcctaatcctactaggacagatagtaattttagtaagacattaggatctgaagattggaatttcaaatcctacaagaaattaggatctgaagattggaattccaatcttcagatcccacttccaaatagaattacaatctgtcctagtaggattgtaaattctcctaggacagattggaattccaatcttcagatcctaatgtcttactaaaattactatctgtcctagtaggattaggaatcctactaggaccgatagtaattttagtttgtcctaggacaaactccaATTACTATCGGTCCTAGTAGGATtgggaatcctactggatttcaatctctactgtgacacataCATAGTGACGGAAgcatcaaacttcctgttattgtcttctgctcacgttCAACTATATAACTTCCATATTCTATGACTGAATtctttttacacatgtgcagacataaaagaactaaataaatcagattagcaggtatacatgcatgaagacatcagagtattggggagaaatccaggtgtgttaatcccattattactcataatcagattactgccattTACacaatcacttgaataatctgataaatgCAGAAATCAGATTATGATCAGAgaattagtgtgcatgtaaagggACTTATACTACCTTTGAAACCATCGGCTATTTCTGCAAAAGTCTACACTAAACCTTTGACCACTGGTCATAAACTACATTTGCCCTAttaattaaaattattatttcacCCCCTTacggaattattattattttactggcctgttAAAGTGTGAGCATACTCCTGAAGACATGGGAAATCCATAGTGAAGCTGTCAGACCTTCACTAAGGAGGCAGTTCACTGAAGAGTGATGATAAAAACTGTAATTCAGGAAACACTGTTGCAGAATGGAGCCCGGATTGTCAGGAAATATTAGTACAATTTCATTAGCTTTGATGCCATTATGATCACATGCATGCGCTGGCATATGAGTGGAATTACCTAGAAGCAACTGTGCCAGTTTTATGCAAATCAGCGTAAGGATAAACCTGTTTCATTCTAAACAGgaatttctttattgctttagtACTTACTGTATTGGCTTCTCTCCTGTGTGAATCATCCTGTGCACAGCCAGGTTGTGGGCACTCTTGAAGGCACGTGCACAAAACTCACAAATATAATCCCTTTGATCTGAAACAGGTGACAATCAGCATTTATCAGGATAAAGTTCTGAACACTGTGCTGTAAATAAGTATCTGTGACAGGGTTTCACCTGTGTGGTGCTTGGCATGGCGCAGCAGCTGCTTCTGCAGCCGAAACAAGCGGCCACATGAAGGGTGATCGCACACATATTCCTTTTTTAGCATGTGCTGGTACTTGATATGATGCTAGAAGAATTCAGAGGAAAAACagcacttaaaaaacaaacaaacaaaaaaacacgcaACCTCTAAAGCTTTGACCCCTAACCTTACAGTATCCTGCCCAGAGAGGTCCTTCCTAATCACCAAAAGTGCATAATCCATGCAGCGCCATagtcatttcaaacattttggttttaacttttttttttttttttttttttaccccgctcctcaaaggggaggcaaggggtattgtttttggtttggtttgttgctttgtttgtttgttaatactttagcagcaaaattattggttgaattcataccaaattgggtttatagattgccagtgacccagaatagatttcattacatttttggaaaggtaggtcaaagtttattcttttttaaatgaatttctaaaatcttttttcttctcccatttacttataatgggtgaaatttcatatctattaaaacatccattttgtttcaatttacttcaaacttggcacatatagagaggcaattgatatgctgacatcagcacatgcatgatgatgccaaaataagatacaaaatgcgcgaggggcgggatttgttgtgcctttgtggattttttgtaacatttatttcaccaacttgagccaaaaactttcattcattcattttctgaaccggctttatcctcactagggtcacgggggttgctggagcctatcccagcaggAAGGCGGGggtccaccctggacatgttgccagttcatcgcagggatatagacatatagaaacaaacatcTCACATGCACACCTACGGGCAacttagattaactgattaacctatcagtgcatgtctttggatggtgggaggaagtcgcaCAGACACAggaaaaacatgcaaactccacacagaaaacggagccataaacaaaaatatcaaatactcaataactcatattttttaaacattttaaatgtcatgtttgtcatgtaaacaaaccatattttatgatcctaaaaacattttttacagCATGATATATGTCAAAGATTGACTGCAACATTTGTTAATACAcagtattattttttgtgctatgtcaaacattaaaatgctaaaatgtgttaatgtgtcattttttactcacttcagacAAGGGTACTAATGTAGTAATTTTCTATTTACactgtgctgattttagtggctgggtcagaattttaaaaatcatgcaaaaatgaacaacttttgaatttgcCGTAAATTCTGAGAAATAATATGACTGTTttgtaacatgaagtgcaaagtgtgcataatatgctcacctagATACCAAAAGGTTAAGGCTACCTCATGCAACAGCACATactagtttagttaataaatatTAGTTCATTGGCAATTTACAGACATAGGAAATATTAgggtgttgtcatggtaacatcTGACAGACCTGTAGGTAGCGTGGGTGGGCTAGGACAGTACCACAGCCTTCTATTTCACAGCGGACGTACTGCAGTGGTGGCTTCTTCCTGCTCGACATAAAGAGGGAAGTTTTTCATTCAAGCTCTACTCAAATGACACTacagtgaataaataaaatagcccTGTACCTCCGCTTCGGCTGGCGAGGGGTTTTGTCAGCTTTTGGTTGTGCATCTggtctaaaaaacaaacaaacaaaaaaagtgcagTATTACACTTTACGtcctcattttacaagtttcGTTTGTTAATTAAAGATGGTAAATCCCTAATTGGCCAATGACagtgtaaaaacacacagaagttCAGGCTGCAGCAACACAGTCAAAAAAACCTGAATGACACCACTTGCGCTCATGACAGCGCCTATTACCCAACATAATGACTGTCAAACAAGTAACACCACTTTGACATTTGATAAGGAATACCTATTTGGCATCAGCTATGACAGCTCGTATTCCTCTGCTTCCTGTTACACCTGAATGACTGAGCACTGTGTTGGATTACAATTTTACTGCATTTTAATGGTTTAAGACTGAtaacttttaattttttccaggtGTCCATCAAACATTACTGTTATTATGTAAAACTTATGGCAGACGTAAATAAGCTTGATTCCAAATGATAAATATAGTCAAATTAATTGGTCAACAATGATTACG comes from Sphaeramia orbicularis chromosome 18, fSphaOr1.1, whole genome shotgun sequence and encodes:
- the LOC115438850 gene encoding E3 ubiquitin-protein ligase ZFP91-like isoform X1, with amino-acid sequence MEAANPSSGSPEPSSRRGVRKSRLRTTPDPGESRVGSGVAERVLRARRKEAGGINESKTVTCRQKPTNVHCRRGRPAGCRSKKRPVKHNTVKKSATKKESKRTPGPKLSKSYKQKAPNKSRGAPRKCNTDANMDTLSCGEEAAAMKQSNDNNADMALKKEPDDLKTEKRRQWTVLKEKEESQNEENSIKKEESTENAEQLENALGHNTEAAKKPDAQPKADKTPRQPKRRKKPPLQYVRCEIEGCGTVLAHPRYLQHHIKYQHMLKKEYVCDHPSCGRLFRLQKQLLRHAKHHTDQRDYICEFCARAFKSAHNLAVHRMIHTGEKPIQCEICGFTCRQKASLNWHMKKHDAEASYQFSCPICSKKFERKDCVVAHKAKSHPEVLIAEALASNAGSVKNSHASVSEKVADTVSAAASTDQSSVGQENQEAASGTLTQLQQVVLPLASQINTPQGQFFQLQTCHTVQVVHEQAPTLVHLTPIHLPQISNNSHPQVLQGSTLLNLGPITSLVPAAPLEPQAPQWDGALVAQPHRDRELWEGVGNHQWVREADGQMTGRENELWEEVVVGGGHQDVREMENMWDANGERRKEDEEIDWEREDD
- the LOC115438850 gene encoding E3 ubiquitin-protein ligase ZFP91-like isoform X2; this translates as MEAANPSSGSPEPSSRRGVRKSRLRTTPDPGESRVGSGVAERVLRARRKEAGGINESKTVTCRQKPTNVHCRRGRPAGCRSKKRPVKHNTVKKSATKKESKRTPGPKLSKSYKQKAPNKSRGAPRKCNTDANMDTLSCGEEAAAMKQSNDNNADMALKKEPDDLKEKRRQWTVLKEKEESQNEENSIKKEESTENAEQLENALGHNTEAAKKPDAQPKADKTPRQPKRRKKPPLQYVRCEIEGCGTVLAHPRYLQHHIKYQHMLKKEYVCDHPSCGRLFRLQKQLLRHAKHHTDQRDYICEFCARAFKSAHNLAVHRMIHTGEKPIQCEICGFTCRQKASLNWHMKKHDAEASYQFSCPICSKKFERKDCVVAHKAKSHPEVLIAEALASNAGSVKNSHASVSEKVADTVSAAASTDQSSVGQENQEAASGTLTQLQQVVLPLASQINTPQGQFFQLQTCHTVQVVHEQAPTLVHLTPIHLPQISNNSHPQVLQGSTLLNLGPITSLVPAAPLEPQAPQWDGALVAQPHRDRELWEGVGNHQWVREADGQMTGRENELWEEVVVGGGHQDVREMENMWDANGERRKEDEEIDWEREDD
- the LOC115438850 gene encoding E3 ubiquitin-protein ligase ZFP91-like isoform X3, with the translated sequence MFTVDEGDLQDVDLKKDLLSSEEAAAMKQSNDNNADMALKKEPDDLKTEKRRQWTVLKEKEESQNEENSIKKEESTENAEQLENALGHNTEAAKKPDAQPKADKTPRQPKRRKKPPLQYVRCEIEGCGTVLAHPRYLQHHIKYQHMLKKEYVCDHPSCGRLFRLQKQLLRHAKHHTDQRDYICEFCARAFKSAHNLAVHRMIHTGEKPIQCEICGFTCRQKASLNWHMKKHDAEASYQFSCPICSKKFERKDCVVAHKAKSHPEVLIAEALASNAGSVKNSHASVSEKVADTVSAAASTDQSSVGQENQEAASGTLTQLQQVVLPLASQINTPQGQFFQLQTCHTVQVVHEQAPTLVHLTPIHLPQISNNSHPQVLQGSTLLNLGPITSLVPAAPLEPQAPQWDGALVAQPHRDRELWEGVGNHQWVREADGQMTGRENELWEEVVVGGGHQDVREMENMWDANGERRKEDEEIDWEREDD